In the genome of Helicobacter sp. 11S03491-1, one region contains:
- the rplL gene encoding 50S ribosomal protein L7/L12, translating to MAITKEEILDYIGGLSVLELSELVKAFEEKFGVSAAPTIVAGAGVAAGAGGAVEEKTEFNVVLLESGANKINVIKAVREITGLGLKEAKDATENTPHTLKEGINKDDAEAFKKKLEEAGAKVEIK from the coding sequence ATGGCTATTACAAAAGAAGAAATTTTAGATTATATCGGTGGCTTATCAGTTCTTGAATTATCAGAACTTGTTAAAGCTTTTGAAGAAAAGTTTGGTGTAAGTGCTGCGCCTACTATTGTTGCAGGTGCCGGTGTAGCTGCAGGTGCCGGTGGGGCAGTAGAAGAAAAAACAGAATTTAATGTTGTTTTACTTGAAAGTGGTGCTAATAAAATTAATGTTATTAAAGCTGTCAGAGAGATTACGGGTCTTGGCTTAAAAGAAGCTAAAGATGCAACTGAAAACACACCTCATACTCTCAAAGAGGGTATTAATAAAGATGATGCAGAAGCATTTAAGAAAAAACTTGAAGAAGCCGGTGCTAAGGTTGAAATTAAATAA
- the rpsL gene encoding 30S ribosomal protein S12 gives MPTINQLVRKERKKIIRKTKSPALLECPQRRGVCTRVYTTTPKKPNSALRKVAKVRLTSKVEVISYIPGEGHNLQEHSIVLVRGGRVKDLPGVKYHIIRGALDTAGVAKRTVSRSKYGAKKAKAGADKKQGK, from the coding sequence GTGCCAACTATTAATCAACTAGTCAGAAAAGAACGAAAGAAAATTATTAGAAAAACTAAGTCTCCGGCGTTGTTAGAGTGTCCTCAAAGAAGGGGAGTTTGCACACGTGTTTATACTACAACTCCCAAAAAACCAAATTCTGCTTTAAGAAAAGTAGCCAAAGTCCGACTTACAAGCAAAGTAGAGGTGATTAGTTATATACCCGGAGAAGGGCATAACCTACAAGAACACTCTATTGTATTGGTAAGAGGAGGTAGGGTAAAAGACTTACCCGGTGTTAAATATCATATTATTAGAGGTGCTTTAGATACTGCCGGTGTTGCTAAAAGAACAGTATCTCGAAGTAAATATGGTGCCAAAAAAGCAAAAGCCGGTGCAGATAAAAAACAAGGAAAATAA
- a CDS encoding DNA-directed RNA polymerase subunit beta/beta' → MPTKVKTKNRLRIDFTKLPQSLEVPNLLLLQRDSYDSFLSPKDNKESGIEKVFKSIFPIQDAQNRITLEYAGCEFGKPKYTIREAMERGITYAIPLKIKIRLILWDKDEKGEKIGIKDIKEQSIFIREIPLMTNRTSFIINGVERVVVNQLHRSPGVIFKEEESSTSFNKLIYTGQIIPDRGSWLYFEYDAKDTLFVRINKRRKVPVTILFRAMGYSKRDIIKMFYPLLNVRFEKGKYLIPFNPKDFDGRIEFDIKDSSGEVVIPAGKRLTAKKAKELQEKGLEWIEYPAEILLNRYLAAPIVDKKSGEVILDALTQLDEGKLKKISEAKIKDFVIANDLALGFDDSIMNSFASDAESLRLLKQTEKIDDENDLAAIRIYKVMRPGEPVTKEVAKQFVKQLFFEPERYDLTRVGRMKMNHKLGLNVPDYITVLTHEDIMETVKYLMKVKNGQGRIDDRDHLGNRRIRAIGELLANELHTGLVKMQKAIKDKLTTMSGAFDTIMPHDLINSKMITSTILEFFTGGQLSQFMDQTNPLSEVTHKRRLSALGEGGLVKERVGFEARDVHPTHYGRICPIETPEGQNIGLINTLSTFTRVNDLGFIEAPYKKVINGKVTDEIVYLTATQEDGQVIAPASAKVNDKGMIVEDLIETRVGGEIMLSEKNKVTLIDLSPRMLVGVAASLIPFLEHDDANRALMGSNMQRQAVPLLRPDAPIVGTGIERIIARDSWEAIKAVRKGVVEKVDARNIYILGEDENGAYIDTYSLQKNLRTNQNTSFTQKPIIKVGDVVEKNQIIADGPSMDNGELALGKNIRVAFMPWNGYNFEDAIVLSERVIKEDAFTSIHIYEKEIEARELKHGIEEITADIPNVREEEIIHLDGSGIVKIGTYVSGGMILVGKVSPKGEVKPTPEERLLRAIFGEKAGHVVNKSLYCPPSLEGTVVDVKIFTKKGYEKDSRAISAYEEEKSVLDIEHHDRLTMLNREEMLRIGLMLSKETLSGDAVVNDKKYKKGEMIPKEEIANINRFTLNTLIKSYSKAVQAKYEQIKTNFLEQKKTLGEEHEEKLSILEKDDILPSGVVKQVKIYIATKRKLKVGDKMAGRHGNKGIVSNIIPAVDMPYTSDGEPVDIVLNPLGVPSRMNIGQILEVHLGLVGKRFGEQISEILKKQTGSFIKNLRSKMLEIAEIVNENEPEVIDILKKCNDEELLDYARDWSHGVKFAIPVFEGISQEKFNKLFEMAKIAMDGKTDLYDGKTGEKMRERVNIGYMYMLKLHHLVDEKVHARSTGPYSLVTQQPVGGKALFGGQRFGEMEVWALEAYGAAHTLKEMLTVKSDDVKGRENAYRAITRGEHVGESEIPETFYVLTKELQSLALDVNIFGDDIDEDGNPKPIVIKEDDRPKDFNSFQLVLASPEKIHSWSHGEVKKPETINYRTLKPERDGLFCTKIFGPVRDYECLCGKYKKPRYKGIVCEKCGVEVTSSKVRRSRMGHIELVTPVAHIWYVSSLPSRIGTLLGVKMKDLERVLYYEAYIVKNPGEAFYDNESSKPVMKYDVLNEEQYQNIHQRFEDKGFVAQMGGEAVKELLEQLDLTILLQSLREEVKNTNSEAKKKTIIKRLKVVESFLNSGNKPEWMMLTVLPVLPPDLRPLVALDGGKFAVSDVNDLYRRVINRNQRLKRLMELDAPEIIVRNEKRMLQEAVDALFDNGRNANAVKGANKRPLKSLSEIIKGKQGRFRQNLLGKRVDFSGRSVIVVGPNLRMDQCGLPKNMALELFKPHLLAKLEEKGYATTLKQAKKMIEQKSNEVWECLQDIVEGYPVLLNRAPTLHKQSIQAFHPKLIDGKAIQLHPLVCSAFNADFDGDQMAVHVPLSQEAITECKILMLSSMNILLPASGKAVAVPSQDMVLGLYYLSLERTGVKGEHKLFGNINEIMIAIDADELDINAKVRTVIDRRVLHTTAGRLILKSILPDFVPTNLWNKVMKKKDISSLIDYVYKEGGIGITATFLDNLKNLGFKYATKAGISISAADIIVPDDKQKVINVAKNEVKKIQAQYDQGLLTEQERYNKIIDIWTDTNNRMGKEMMTLVEADKGGFNSIYMMADSGARGSAAQIRQLSAMRGLMAKPDGTIIETPIISNFKEGLNVLEYFNSTHGARKGLADTALKTANAGYLTRKLIDVSQNVKVIMEDCGTHEGIEITDITVGSELIEPLEERIFGRVLAEDIIDPITNEILLSAGTLISEEKAKKITEAGVKSIIIRTPVTCKAQKGVCAKCYGLNLGEGKMSKPGEAVGVIAAQSIGEPGTQLTLRTFHVGGTASRSQEEREILAEKEGFVRYYNLKTYKNKEGKNIVANRRNAAILVVEPKIKSPFDGVLKIDSAHDEVIVSVHNDKQEAKFILRKGDVAKPNELAGVSGKIEGKIFLPYGTGHRVKAGGSIVDIIKDGWNIPNRIPYASEIVVDDNAPIAQKIYAKEKGIVKYYTLEADHLQRAKDVKAGNIVKEKGIFAVVADENGREAIRHYLTRNSKILVGDNNEVDSQTLIAEPNSNLKNIIAIWDPYNNPIISDKAGIVKFEDIIPSVTVAEKEDENTGITNLVVNEYIPAGYKPSILIDNQKGEVLRYVLDPKTSISVVEGSSVEVADILAKTPKATVKSRDITGGLPRVSELFEARKPKDIAVLSEIDGVVSFGKPIRNKERIIVTSDDGRSTEYLVDKNKQILVHADEFVHAGEAMTDGVISSHDILRISGEKELHKYIVSEVQQVYRRQGVSIADKHIEIIVSQMLRQVRIVDSGNTKFIEGDLISKKHFKEENDKTIRLNGEPAIAEPVLLGITRAAIGSDSIISAASFQETTKVLTEASIAAKKDFLEDLKENVVLGRMIPVGTGLYKNKKFIIKADIQD, encoded by the coding sequence ATGCCAACAAAAGTTAAAACAAAAAACAGATTGCGAATTGATTTTACAAAATTACCACAAAGTTTAGAAGTTCCTAATTTGCTTTTATTGCAGAGGGACAGCTATGATTCTTTCTTATCTCCAAAAGATAATAAAGAAAGTGGCATAGAAAAGGTTTTTAAATCCATATTTCCAATTCAAGATGCTCAAAATAGAATTACATTAGAATATGCAGGGTGTGAGTTTGGGAAGCCAAAATATACAATTCGTGAGGCTATGGAGAGAGGGATTACCTATGCGATTCCTTTGAAAATAAAAATCAGATTGATTTTGTGGGACAAAGATGAAAAAGGAGAAAAAATAGGGATTAAGGATATTAAAGAACAAAGTATTTTTATCCGTGAAATTCCCTTGATGACTAACAGAACATCTTTTATTATTAATGGTGTTGAAAGGGTTGTTGTAAATCAGTTGCATCGAAGTCCGGGAGTTATTTTTAAAGAAGAAGAATCCAGTACATCTTTTAACAAACTCATTTATACCGGTCAAATTATTCCTGATAGAGGCTCATGGCTATATTTTGAGTATGATGCAAAAGATACTTTATTTGTCAGAATTAACAAACGTAGAAAAGTACCTGTAACTATACTGTTTAGAGCAATGGGATATAGCAAACGAGATATAATTAAAATGTTTTATCCTCTATTAAATGTTAGGTTTGAAAAAGGCAAATATCTAATCCCTTTTAACCCAAAAGATTTTGATGGAAGGATTGAGTTTGATATAAAAGATTCAAGTGGTGAAGTCGTGATTCCTGCAGGCAAAAGACTCACAGCCAAAAAAGCAAAAGAACTTCAAGAAAAAGGATTAGAGTGGATAGAATACCCTGCAGAAATTCTTTTGAATCGTTATTTGGCTGCACCTATTGTTGATAAGAAAAGTGGTGAAGTTATCCTTGATGCATTAACACAACTTGATGAAGGCAAACTCAAAAAGATTTCAGAAGCAAAAATTAAAGATTTTGTTATTGCTAATGACTTGGCATTGGGATTTGATGATTCTATCATGAATTCATTTGCTTCAGATGCAGAATCTTTGAGACTTCTGAAACAAACTGAAAAAATTGATGATGAAAATGATTTAGCAGCAATTAGAATCTACAAAGTCATGAGACCGGGCGAGCCGGTAACTAAAGAAGTTGCCAAACAATTTGTTAAACAATTATTCTTTGAACCTGAAAGATATGATTTAACCCGTGTGGGTAGGATGAAAATGAATCATAAACTTGGTTTAAATGTGCCTGATTATATAACAGTCTTGACACATGAAGATATTATGGAAACTGTTAAGTATTTGATGAAAGTCAAAAATGGGCAAGGTAGAATTGATGATAGAGATCATTTAGGTAACAGAAGGATCAGAGCAATTGGGGAGTTATTGGCAAATGAGCTTCATACAGGGCTTGTAAAAATGCAAAAGGCTATTAAGGACAAACTTACTACAATGAGTGGTGCTTTTGATACGATTATGCCTCATGATTTGATTAATTCCAAAATGATTACAAGCACAATATTAGAGTTTTTTACAGGGGGTCAGCTTTCTCAATTCATGGATCAAACAAATCCACTTTCAGAGGTTACTCATAAAAGGAGACTTTCAGCGCTTGGAGAAGGTGGTTTGGTTAAAGAAAGAGTTGGGTTTGAAGCTAGAGATGTTCATCCTACTCATTATGGAAGGATTTGCCCAATAGAAACTCCGGAAGGTCAAAATATCGGATTGATTAATACTTTATCTACCTTTACAAGAGTAAATGATCTGGGTTTTATTGAAGCTCCTTATAAAAAAGTCATTAATGGCAAAGTTACAGATGAGATTGTTTATCTTACAGCTACTCAAGAAGATGGCCAAGTGATAGCCCCTGCAAGTGCAAAAGTAAATGATAAGGGGATGATTGTTGAAGATTTGATTGAAACAAGAGTCGGTGGGGAAATTATGTTGAGTGAAAAAAATAAAGTTACTCTCATTGACTTAAGCCCTAGAATGTTAGTTGGCGTTGCAGCTTCTTTGATCCCCTTTTTAGAACACGATGATGCTAACCGTGCTTTGATGGGATCGAATATGCAACGTCAAGCTGTGCCTTTATTGCGTCCGGATGCTCCTATCGTAGGTACAGGGATAGAAAGAATCATTGCTCGAGATTCTTGGGAAGCTATTAAGGCTGTGAGAAAAGGCGTAGTTGAAAAAGTAGATGCAAGAAATATTTATATTTTGGGCGAAGACGAAAATGGCGCTTATATTGATACTTATTCATTGCAAAAAAATCTACGAACAAATCAAAATACAAGTTTTACTCAAAAGCCCATTATAAAAGTAGGCGATGTGGTCGAAAAAAACCAGATCATTGCAGATGGTCCCAGTATGGACAATGGAGAATTAGCGCTTGGTAAAAATATTCGAGTTGCTTTTATGCCTTGGAATGGGTATAACTTTGAAGATGCTATTGTTTTGAGTGAGAGAGTCATTAAAGAAGATGCCTTTACGTCTATACATATTTATGAAAAAGAAATTGAAGCTAGAGAACTGAAGCATGGCATAGAAGAAATTACAGCAGATATTCCAAATGTAAGAGAAGAAGAAATCATTCATCTTGATGGAAGTGGGATTGTTAAAATTGGAACTTACGTAAGCGGGGGAATGATTTTAGTAGGCAAAGTTTCTCCAAAAGGTGAAGTTAAACCTACTCCTGAAGAAAGATTGTTGAGGGCAATTTTTGGAGAAAAAGCCGGGCATGTAGTGAATAAATCACTTTATTGTCCTCCTTCATTGGAAGGGACTGTTGTTGATGTAAAAATTTTTACTAAAAAAGGTTATGAAAAAGATTCAAGAGCTATTAGCGCTTATGAAGAAGAAAAATCTGTTTTGGATATTGAGCACCATGATCGATTAACGATGCTTAATCGAGAAGAAATGTTGAGAATAGGGCTTATGCTTTCAAAAGAAACATTAAGCGGGGATGCTGTTGTTAATGACAAAAAATACAAGAAAGGCGAAATGATCCCAAAAGAAGAAATTGCCAATATCAATCGTTTTACATTAAATACATTAATCAAAAGTTATTCAAAAGCGGTGCAGGCTAAGTATGAGCAGATAAAGACAAACTTTTTGGAACAGAAGAAAACTTTAGGCGAAGAACATGAAGAAAAACTTTCTATTTTGGAAAAAGATGATATCCTCCCTAGCGGTGTTGTCAAACAAGTTAAAATTTATATTGCCACTAAGAGGAAGCTTAAAGTGGGAGATAAAATGGCAGGAAGACATGGAAATAAAGGCATTGTCTCAAATATTATTCCGGCTGTAGATATGCCCTATACATCTGATGGAGAACCTGTTGATATTGTTTTAAATCCTTTGGGTGTCCCTAGTCGTATGAATATTGGACAGATTCTTGAAGTGCATTTAGGATTAGTTGGCAAACGTTTTGGAGAGCAAATCTCTGAAATTTTGAAAAAGCAAACAGGATCTTTTATTAAAAATCTTCGATCTAAAATGCTTGAAATTGCTGAGATAGTCAATGAAAATGAACCTGAAGTCATTGATATTCTCAAAAAATGCAATGATGAAGAATTGCTGGATTATGCAAGAGATTGGAGTCATGGCGTTAAGTTTGCTATTCCTGTATTTGAAGGTATTTCGCAAGAAAAATTTAATAAATTATTTGAAATGGCAAAAATTGCTATGGATGGTAAAACCGATCTTTATGATGGCAAAACAGGCGAAAAAATGAGGGAACGAGTGAATATTGGCTATATGTATATGCTTAAATTACACCATTTAGTTGATGAAAAAGTTCATGCACGAAGCACAGGACCTTATTCGCTTGTAACCCAACAACCTGTTGGAGGTAAGGCACTTTTTGGAGGACAAAGATTTGGAGAGATGGAAGTATGGGCACTAGAGGCTTATGGGGCTGCCCATACACTTAAAGAAATGCTTACAGTTAAATCCGATGATGTTAAAGGTAGAGAAAACGCTTATCGAGCAATTACCAGAGGAGAACATGTAGGAGAATCTGAAATACCTGAAACTTTCTATGTTTTGACTAAAGAACTTCAATCTTTGGCGTTAGATGTTAATATTTTTGGTGATGATATTGATGAAGATGGCAATCCTAAGCCTATTGTAATCAAAGAAGATGATAGACCAAAAGATTTCAATTCTTTTCAATTGGTATTAGCTAGCCCTGAGAAAATTCACTCTTGGAGTCATGGAGAAGTCAAGAAACCTGAAACTATCAATTATAGAACACTTAAGCCTGAAAGAGATGGGCTATTTTGTACAAAAATATTTGGTCCTGTTAGGGATTATGAGTGTTTGTGCGGTAAATATAAAAAACCCAGATACAAAGGGATTGTTTGTGAGAAATGTGGAGTTGAAGTAACAAGCTCCAAAGTCAGACGTTCCAGAATGGGGCATATTGAACTTGTTACTCCTGTTGCTCATATTTGGTATGTAAGCTCATTGCCAAGCCGGATTGGTACATTACTGGGTGTAAAGATGAAGGATTTGGAGCGTGTGCTTTATTATGAAGCCTATATTGTTAAAAATCCCGGAGAAGCATTTTATGATAATGAATCCAGCAAACCTGTAATGAAATATGATGTACTCAATGAAGAGCAGTATCAAAATATTCATCAACGATTTGAAGATAAGGGGTTTGTAGCACAAATGGGCGGTGAGGCAGTAAAAGAATTGCTAGAACAGCTTGATTTAACTATTTTACTCCAAAGTCTTAGAGAAGAAGTTAAAAATACAAATTCAGAAGCAAAGAAAAAAACTATTATCAAACGATTAAAGGTAGTTGAAAGCTTTTTAAATTCCGGTAATAAACCTGAATGGATGATGCTAACTGTGCTACCGGTTCTGCCGCCTGATTTGAGACCTCTTGTTGCTTTAGATGGAGGAAAGTTTGCAGTCAGTGATGTGAATGATTTGTATCGAAGAGTTATCAATAGAAATCAAAGATTGAAACGATTGATGGAATTAGATGCTCCTGAAATTATAGTAAGAAACGAAAAAAGAATGCTACAAGAAGCAGTGGATGCTTTATTTGATAATGGTAGGAATGCAAATGCAGTAAAAGGAGCTAATAAACGCCCTCTCAAATCTTTGTCTGAAATTATCAAGGGCAAACAAGGCAGATTTAGACAAAATTTACTTGGAAAACGTGTGGATTTTTCCGGAAGAAGTGTTATTGTAGTGGGTCCAAATCTCAGGATGGATCAATGTGGTTTACCAAAAAATATGGCTTTGGAACTTTTCAAACCCCATCTTCTGGCAAAATTAGAAGAAAAAGGTTATGCAACTACCCTCAAACAAGCTAAAAAAATGATTGAACAAAAATCCAATGAAGTTTGGGAATGTTTGCAAGATATTGTAGAGGGCTATCCTGTATTATTAAATCGTGCGCCAACTTTGCATAAACAATCTATCCAAGCATTTCACCCTAAGTTAATTGATGGCAAGGCAATCCAATTGCACCCACTTGTTTGTTCTGCTTTTAATGCTGATTTTGATGGGGATCAAATGGCAGTGCATGTTCCTTTATCTCAAGAGGCTATCACAGAATGTAAGATCTTAATGCTAAGCTCAATGAATATTTTATTGCCTGCAAGTGGTAAGGCAGTCGCTGTTCCAAGTCAAGATATGGTTTTGGGGTTGTATTATTTATCGCTGGAGAGGACAGGGGTGAAAGGCGAGCATAAATTATTTGGCAATATTAATGAAATTATGATTGCTATTGATGCTGATGAATTAGATATTAATGCAAAGGTTCGAACGGTTATTGATCGTAGAGTATTGCATACAACAGCAGGCAGATTAATTTTAAAATCTATTTTGCCTGATTTTGTGCCTACTAATCTATGGAATAAAGTGATGAAAAAGAAAGATATCAGTTCTTTGATTGATTATGTATATAAAGAAGGTGGTATCGGGATTACAGCAACTTTTTTGGATAATCTTAAGAATTTAGGCTTTAAATATGCTACCAAAGCAGGTATTTCTATTTCGGCAGCAGATATTATCGTCCCTGATGATAAGCAAAAAGTAATCAATGTTGCAAAAAATGAAGTCAAAAAGATCCAAGCTCAATATGACCAAGGTTTGCTTACTGAACAAGAAAGATATAATAAGATTATTGATATTTGGACAGATACCAACAATAGAATGGGTAAAGAAATGATGACATTAGTAGAGGCTGATAAGGGAGGTTTCAACTCTATTTATATGATGGCTGATTCCGGTGCAAGGGGATCGGCTGCTCAAATCAGACAGCTTTCTGCTATGCGGGGTCTGATGGCTAAACCTGATGGCACAATCATTGAAACTCCCATTATTTCAAACTTCAAAGAAGGATTGAATGTATTGGAGTATTTCAACTCCACACATGGGGCTAGAAAAGGTTTGGCTGATACTGCGCTTAAAACTGCAAATGCAGGGTATTTGACCAGAAAACTTATAGATGTATCTCAAAATGTTAAAGTTATTATGGAAGATTGTGGGACTCATGAAGGGATTGAAATCACCGATATTACTGTGGGTAGTGAGCTTATTGAGCCTTTAGAAGAGAGAATATTTGGTCGGGTATTAGCTGAAGATATTATCGATCCAATCACTAATGAAATTCTCTTGAGCGCAGGGACTTTGATCAGTGAAGAAAAAGCCAAAAAGATTACTGAAGCAGGGGTGAAATCCATTATTATTCGAACTCCTGTTACTTGCAAAGCCCAAAAAGGTGTTTGTGCAAAATGTTATGGGCTTAATTTAGGAGAGGGTAAAATGTCCAAGCCCGGTGAGGCGGTTGGAGTTATTGCAGCCCAATCTATCGGGGAACCCGGAACGCAGCTTACCCTTAGAACATTCCACGTGGGTGGAACAGCATCCAGAAGCCAGGAAGAAAGAGAAATTTTGGCAGAAAAAGAAGGTTTTGTCAGGTATTATAATCTCAAAACTTACAAGAACAAAGAGGGTAAAAATATTGTAGCCAATAGAAGAAATGCCGCTATATTGGTTGTAGAACCCAAAATAAAATCTCCATTTGATGGCGTGCTTAAAATCGATAGCGCTCATGATGAAGTCATTGTAAGTGTCCATAATGATAAGCAAGAGGCTAAGTTTATTTTAAGAAAAGGTGATGTTGCAAAACCCAATGAATTAGCCGGTGTCAGTGGTAAAATAGAAGGAAAAATATTTTTACCTTATGGAACAGGACATCGTGTGAAAGCAGGTGGAAGTATTGTAGATATTATCAAAGACGGTTGGAATATTCCAAATCGTATCCCTTATGCAAGTGAAATTGTTGTGGATGATAATGCTCCTATTGCTCAGAAAATTTATGCAAAAGAAAAAGGTATTGTCAAATACTATACTTTGGAAGCCGATCATCTCCAAAGAGCTAAAGATGTCAAAGCAGGTAATATTGTTAAAGAAAAAGGTATTTTTGCTGTTGTAGCTGATGAAAATGGTCGTGAAGCTATTAGACATTACTTAACAAGAAACTCAAAAATCTTAGTTGGCGATAATAATGAAGTAGATTCTCAAACCCTTATTGCAGAACCCAATTCTAATCTCAAAAATATTATTGCTATTTGGGATCCTTATAATAATCCTATCATATCTGATAAGGCAGGTATTGTAAAATTTGAGGATATTATCCCAAGTGTTACAGTGGCAGAAAAAGAAGATGAAAATACAGGTATTACTAATTTGGTTGTTAATGAATATATTCCTGCAGGGTATAAACCAAGCATTTTGATTGATAATCAAAAAGGTGAAGTCTTGAGATATGTTTTAGATCCTAAAACTTCTATATCTGTTGTAGAAGGATCAAGCGTAGAGGTAGCTGATATTTTGGCAAAAACTCCAAAAGCCACAGTGAAATCAAGAGATATTACCGGAGGTCTTCCTAGAGTTTCAGAACTTTTTGAAGCCAGAAAACCAAAAGATATTGCTGTTCTCTCAGAAATAGATGGTGTTGTAAGTTTTGGCAAACCTATTAGAAACAAAGAGAGAATTATTGTAACTTCTGATGATGGAAGAAGCACAGAATATCTCGTAGATAAGAATAAGCAGATTTTAGTACATGCAGATGAGTTTGTCCATGCAGGTGAAGCCATGACAGATGGAGTTATTTCAAGTCATGATATTTTAAGGATTAGTGGTGAAAAAGAATTGCATAAATATATTGTCAGTGAAGTCCAACAAGTTTATCGCAGACAAGGTGTTAGCATCGCTGATAAGCATATAGAGATTATTGTTTCACAGATGTTGCGACAAGTTAGAATCGTAGATAGTGGCAATACAAAATTCATTGAAGGTGATTTGATAAGTAAAAAACATTTTAAAGAAGAAAATGATAAGACTATCAGATTAAATGGAGAGCCTGCTATTGCAGAGCCTGTTTTACTTGGTATTACCAGAGCTGCAATTGGAAGTGATAGCATTATTTCTGCAGCTTCTTTCCAAGAAACTACCAAAGTCCTTACAGAGGCAAGTATTGCAGCTAAAAAAGACTTTTTGGAAGATTTGAAGGAAAATGTTGTGCTTGGAAGAATGATTCCTGTAGGGACAGGACTTTATAAGAATAAAAAGTTTATTATCAAAGCAGATATACAAGATTGA
- the rpsG gene encoding 30S ribosomal protein S7 produces the protein MRRRKAPIREILGDPIYGNKVVTKFINKMMYDGKKSIAEKVMYAAFNKIEEKSGEKGIEIFEKALDKVKPLVEVRSRRVGGATYQVPVEVRPTRQQSLSIRWILEATRKRNERTMTDRLANELMDAASDKGSAFKKKEDVHKMAEANKAFAHYRW, from the coding sequence ATGAGAAGAAGAAAGGCTCCAATAAGAGAAATTTTGGGTGATCCTATTTATGGCAATAAGGTTGTAACAAAATTTATCAATAAAATGATGTATGATGGGAAAAAAAGTATTGCTGAAAAAGTGATGTATGCCGCTTTTAACAAAATAGAAGAAAAAAGTGGAGAAAAAGGGATCGAAATATTTGAAAAAGCCCTTGATAAAGTAAAGCCTCTTGTTGAAGTAAGAAGCCGAAGAGTAGGGGGAGCTACTTATCAAGTCCCTGTAGAAGTCAGACCCACAAGACAGCAATCTTTATCAATTCGATGGATACTTGAGGCTACCAGAAAAAGAAACGAGCGGACAATGACAGATAGATTGGCAAATGAACTTATGGACGCTGCAAGCGACAAGGGATCTGCTTTTAAAAAGAAAGAAGATGTACATAAAATGGCTGAAGCCAATAAAGCCTTTGCTCACTATAGATGGTAA
- the rplJ gene encoding 50S ribosomal protein L10 gives MTKHQKEQAVEYLSSEFKSASALLVCDYKGLAVKNLEELRKSAGNSEIKVQVIKNTLAKISMNNAGYPDLDLKDTNIFIWGQDQITLSKLAAKFAEANKEKFVIKTGCFDNKKVETDHIMAISKLPGRDELIGMLLSVWTAPARYFVTGLDNLKKQKEQE, from the coding sequence ATGACCAAACATCAAAAAGAACAAGCAGTTGAATATCTCAGCTCAGAATTTAAAAGCGCTTCTGCCCTACTTGTATGTGATTATAAAGGTCTGGCAGTGAAAAACTTAGAAGAACTTAGAAAATCTGCCGGAAATTCAGAAATTAAAGTTCAAGTTATCAAAAATACTTTGGCTAAAATTTCAATGAATAATGCCGGATATCCGGATTTGGACTTGAAAGATACAAATATTTTTATTTGGGGTCAAGATCAAATAACACTCTCAAAATTGGCAGCTAAGTTTGCTGAAGCCAATAAAGAGAAGTTTGTTATTAAAACAGGGTGCTTTGATAACAAAAAAGTTGAGACAGATCACATTATGGCTATTTCTAAATTACCCGGTAGAGATGAGCTTATTGGAATGCTATTGTCTGTTTGGACAGCTCCGGCAAGATATTTTGTCACCGGATTGGACAATCTTAAAAAGCAAAAAGAACAAGAATAA